The Bacillus vallismortis genome window below encodes:
- a CDS encoding flagellar biosynthesis protein FlhF — MKIKKFTAASMQEAALLIRKELGNDAVILNSKKIKKRKWFGLINKPAVEVIAVLDQDFPKKKTPQKEAEPEQTLKTPVSSPKIEERTYPPQFPQPHEPGDFSVYQSVLPEPLRKTEKLLQDSGIKESTKTNALKKLLRCSVETGGLTEENVIGKLEDILCDTLPSADKWQEPIHSKYIVLFGSTGAGKTTTLAKLAAISMLEKQKKIAFITTDTYRIAAVEQLKTYAELLQAPLEVCYTKEEFEKAKELFTEYDHVFIDTAGRNFKEQRFIDELKETIPFESSIQSFLVLSATAKYEDMKHIVKRFSSVPVNQFIFTKIDETASLGSVFNILSESKMGVGFITNGQNVPEDIQTVSPLDFVRMLCR, encoded by the coding sequence ATGAAAATAAAAAAATTTACTGCTGCTTCAATGCAAGAAGCGGCACTTCTTATCAGAAAAGAGTTAGGTAATGATGCCGTCATCTTAAATTCGAAAAAGATCAAAAAGCGGAAATGGTTTGGACTCATCAACAAGCCTGCTGTTGAAGTAATTGCCGTATTGGATCAGGACTTTCCTAAGAAAAAAACACCTCAGAAGGAAGCTGAGCCGGAACAAACCTTAAAAACTCCGGTCAGCAGTCCGAAAATAGAAGAGAGGACATATCCCCCTCAATTTCCGCAGCCGCATGAGCCTGGTGATTTTTCAGTTTATCAATCTGTACTTCCTGAGCCGCTGCGAAAAACAGAAAAGCTTTTGCAAGACAGCGGGATTAAAGAGTCAACGAAGACGAACGCGCTGAAAAAATTGCTTCGATGCTCTGTGGAAACGGGCGGTCTGACGGAAGAAAACGTGATCGGTAAACTCGAAGATATACTATGTGATACACTGCCTTCAGCAGACAAGTGGCAGGAGCCTATTCATTCAAAGTATATCGTGCTGTTTGGTTCAACCGGAGCAGGTAAAACAACAACACTGGCTAAGCTCGCAGCCATATCTATGCTTGAAAAACAGAAAAAAATCGCTTTTATTACAACAGATACGTATCGGATTGCAGCTGTTGAACAGTTGAAAACATACGCCGAACTGCTGCAGGCTCCTCTGGAAGTTTGTTACACAAAAGAAGAATTCGAGAAGGCGAAAGAGTTATTCACTGAGTATGACCATGTGTTTATCGATACAGCTGGAAGAAACTTCAAGGAACAGCGGTTCATTGATGAATTGAAAGAGACAATCCCTTTTGAGAGCAGTATTCAGTCATTTCTCGTTTTATCCGCGACTGCAAAATATGAGGATATGAAGCATATTGTCAAACGGTTTTCATCTGTCCCTGTCAATCAGTTTATTTTTACGAAAATAGATGAAACTGCTTCCTTAGGTTCTGTATTTAATATACTTTCAGAATCCAAAATGGGTGTCGGGTTTATCACAAACGGCCAGAATGTGCCGGAGGATATACAGACTGTATCACCTCTTGATTTTGTAAGGATGCTGTGCAGATGA
- the flhG gene encoding flagellum location/number ATPase FlhG has product MQMNRFDQAATLRAKMEKRQRVLPMVYSQKAKTLAVISGKGGVGKSNITLNMALALQDKGKKVLLIDLDIGMGNIDILMGNSSSATIIDILTDRKPLMQSLSTGPKGLRYISGGTGLDVMFRLDQRKWTFFANELSHALSQFDYVLFDMGAGLSKDQLPFILSAEDILIITTPEPTAIMDAYSAVKHLVLTENKLSMKVAVNRCRDQKEGLEAFTRLSRTIHMFLDVQVQFAGSISDDAIVSKAVVEQVPFFIKSPQAKASRSVRLLADALFEREETRHKEDKQTFIEKLSSFLMRRA; this is encoded by the coding sequence GTGCAGATGAACAGATTTGACCAAGCAGCAACTTTACGGGCGAAAATGGAAAAGCGTCAGCGTGTTCTGCCAATGGTTTATTCACAAAAAGCAAAGACACTTGCTGTCATCAGCGGCAAGGGCGGTGTCGGGAAATCCAATATTACCTTAAACATGGCCCTTGCGCTGCAGGATAAAGGTAAGAAGGTACTGCTCATCGATCTTGATATCGGGATGGGGAACATTGATATATTAATGGGAAACTCATCTTCCGCCACAATTATCGATATATTAACCGATCGTAAACCTTTGATGCAGTCATTATCCACTGGGCCAAAGGGTTTGCGGTATATATCAGGGGGAACCGGTCTTGATGTGATGTTTCGGCTGGATCAGAGAAAATGGACGTTTTTTGCCAATGAGCTTTCTCATGCGTTAAGCCAGTTCGATTATGTCCTGTTTGACATGGGAGCGGGCTTATCAAAAGATCAGCTGCCTTTTATTTTATCAGCGGAAGATATTTTGATCATAACAACTCCCGAACCGACGGCCATTATGGACGCATACAGCGCTGTCAAGCACTTAGTTTTGACAGAAAATAAGCTTTCAATGAAGGTGGCTGTCAATCGGTGCCGTGATCAAAAGGAAGGGCTGGAGGCTTTTACCCGCCTTTCCCGCACGATTCATATGTTTTTAGATGTTCAGGTTCAGTTTGCTGGTTCCATTTCTGACGATGCGATCGTGAGCAAAGCAGTTGTCGAACAGGTTCCTTTTTTCATAAAAAGTCCTCAGGCAAAAGCCAGCCGGTCAGTCCGTCTTTTAGCGGACGCCTTGTTTGAAAGAGAAGAAACAAGACACAAAGAAGACAAACAGACATTTATTGAGAAATTATCTTCTTTTTTAATGAGGAGGGCTTAA
- the cheB gene encoding protein-glutamate O-methylesterase CheB yields MIRVLVVDDSAFMRKMISDFLTEEKQIEVIGTARNGEEALKKIELLKPDVITLDVEMPVMNGTDTLRKIIEIYNLPVIMVSSQTEKGKACTINCLEIGAFDFITKPSGSISLDLYKIKEQLVERVVAAGHSVQRKHPVSQAVRPEPIVRAVKPDLSKLKTSTGRQIVCIGTSTGGPRALQKVIPKLPKDLSAPVVVVQHMPEGFTASLAERLNHLSDIQVKEAKDGEAALNGCVYIAPGGKNISVIKNSGGLQIVLDNLDTPSRHKPSADYLFRSVGKLADYEKVAVIMTGMGSDGTAGLKDMLTAGNVKAIAESEESCVVYGMPKAAVKAGLIHEIKHVKDIAASITSCVKKERV; encoded by the coding sequence TTGATTCGTGTGCTTGTAGTTGATGATTCAGCTTTCATGAGAAAAATGATAAGTGATTTTCTAACCGAGGAAAAGCAGATAGAAGTAATCGGAACTGCGAGAAACGGAGAAGAAGCGCTTAAGAAGATCGAATTGCTAAAGCCGGATGTTATTACTCTTGATGTTGAAATGCCGGTCATGAATGGGACAGACACACTGCGCAAAATTATTGAGATTTATAACTTGCCGGTCATCATGGTGTCAAGCCAGACTGAGAAAGGAAAAGCGTGCACAATTAATTGTTTAGAGATCGGTGCCTTTGACTTTATTACAAAGCCATCGGGTTCTATATCTCTGGATTTGTATAAAATTAAAGAACAATTAGTTGAGCGTGTTGTCGCGGCTGGACATTCCGTACAGAGGAAACATCCAGTATCACAGGCAGTGCGGCCTGAGCCTATAGTGCGTGCTGTAAAGCCTGATTTAAGCAAACTGAAAACAAGCACAGGCAGACAAATTGTGTGTATCGGCACATCAACAGGCGGTCCGAGGGCGTTACAAAAGGTGATACCGAAGCTTCCTAAGGATTTGAGCGCACCAGTGGTTGTTGTTCAGCACATGCCTGAAGGTTTTACTGCTTCTTTGGCTGAGCGTCTGAATCATTTATCTGACATTCAAGTAAAAGAAGCTAAAGATGGTGAAGCAGCTCTTAACGGTTGTGTTTACATAGCACCGGGCGGAAAAAACATATCTGTTATCAAAAACAGCGGGGGACTCCAGATCGTTCTTGATAATCTCGATACACCGAGCCGTCATAAACCGTCAGCCGATTATTTATTCCGTTCTGTCGGTAAACTGGCAGACTATGAAAAAGTAGCGGTTATTATGACCGGGATGGGTAGTGACGGCACTGCCGGCCTCAAAGACATGCTTACGGCCGGCAATGTGAAAGCCATTGCGGAGTCTGAAGAATCTTGTGTCGTATATGGGATGCCAAAAGCTGCTGTTAAAGCGGGCCTCATTCATGAGATTAAACATGTGAAAGATATCGCAGCATCCATCACAAGCTGTGTGAAAAAAGAGAGGGTGTGA